The proteins below come from a single Xenopus tropicalis strain Nigerian chromosome 9, UCB_Xtro_10.0, whole genome shotgun sequence genomic window:
- the rif1 gene encoding telomere-associated protein RIF1 isoform X2, producing the protein MAVICSADSHLLPLLETLEDSTTSHTEQTDAYLSIANRLSGEDGKEFSVLVGGQFSRLCKAFKGHISNQNSDLSNAALQALGFCLFNNKIASGLSASETEELLSALNCIAVKAADKNTCTRALWVISKQNFPSEEVEKLVPSILSTLESVLNKDVQSLVIEYEALNVVIRLLEQVPTQMTHEAVRWSKLIIPLVVHSAPKVRLRAATSLEIGLPFLLQKQQEVSALTEQLMTSKLVAELQKLFSTKNETYVLKLWPLFVKLLGKTLHRSGSFINSLLQLEELGFRSGSPAVKKIAFIAWKSLIDNFASNPDILCSTKRLKLLMQPLSSIHVRTEALALTKIEVWWYLLMRLGSQLPSHFEQVCLPLLQSALSVEFSSAPATPLRTNNQSMAASTPLQKGSLPFGSPATPKISLNSSLLTSIAFPSVHLLGIEMLLHFMLGPEVVSFAAQHRVVLSLEPLQHPLVSNSSFFCKHAATLLNAVQDGFITIGKDAADAVLNAVWKDMIVFTKAAIDTGNKRERQGSEVLTHLLQALKNIVTSDALQVEKTVSLLEHTIKGLPQKVLGSAAYQGTPALFLIQLHFHTGLLEKSVTGERFFINFETLVNYALTGPTSPLAFSEAVLGEINRNAKFIENKEHLWRMWSILINPLTERINQTNEVNQGDALEHNFRAVHSALMLPITHIFPVTVFPQPTMKTLLRTWSELYKVFARCAALVATVEENVWCEELCSRILVVLGDLSLNLAMLERIVHVITVIVENFNFSPYTTKFQPKTRTPHTPTDWAKKKREPLGNLNCMLKLLVKLIESFHSLGLEESQLEANAPSLMSTGGSLIGVLSTCICHITLPSVIRTIFTMITKPLSLLIKKTQSESNKVYNGLNSKLEKLLGDVIVCLGSRFSGPYDNDLLETLSPILCLLFLHKNKQTRNQAAQFWNGSFAKATMLTYPEELKPVLSQVKSKTPLLLPGFTFLSEDLSGPHSENTDNSQLEAKISGMEVRSTGKRDSLLARVEETKDKGTPPRPTQAKLKLDFSSPKPKEKLLDEERSVDFVFIPPEAKERVLTEHQKEVLRTKRVDIPTMYNNLDASQDTTLFTQYTQSQENSSEMPTLAEQEEKEPEPKENVPEVLPNENDSSKETKQKDGEHDDDNILDCKRAQTGSIDASAVGETNTDVQNTSNISNSSTSSDMVLGTPPPPVSRRQSFITLEKFNSSMSRSLSPLSNTKFPKAAEVILVPDSQEALVIENAQAAQEKKNMETKASKTEVSKPISKRGRKPKSSLVPEKTEDVKVNSSSESQNKASDAERPENKDWVPDSQTQVLESEVAETVKENNIAKENAEYKENTPPETIHLANSEKSQIPQAISNQVSLRRSSRRQSEILEGVKSIASDKGQKQQRDKVDKMQEKDGLNHDKKDLSETDLGKKVRAATDKQGDEQGESQEMGRSRTRYQTRRSSQGLVLASENSESDNSETREESTKRKRSWRGKIKSIEKDDNVNNSSPLLQENGPKKQKSLEKNNLESGSEMETEVDHSTTKDISSKTYTLIADSTVSDANVCAEVNGTVSEPVKETNKTYDITKGSSQLQSLMTEPTAGDYSTAVSEVFQQSESNLQVSDCFHKRSKRARRSKSCDCCGDASNNKEATYTVLNSSVKPDLIPKKGHSSIVASEMSDTPFDETVFLGPFAVSTPLVGTKDQCFFKPSVTELKSDTESEQENTVIPLNEETKSEVEEITQIFVGTKTVEAPEESMEMVENVEASGEAIKVPKQNIESPEETVETLENEEAPKESKEILEEPMEFLVEKIEASEGTMVTPEEKVEALDKTEVSEGTMVTPEQNVETLDKAEASEGTMVTPEEKVEALDKTEASEGTMVTREQNVEALAKATETPVDSVKPDVAETVENEISEQTIAQGKDSDAECAQQIRDEDKENYVPLENDCIRQLNVTEDIVETKAATASANIDPEMAVASAENNTDEDPLLKPESSHCLQFVDCSSTDVRKETVEDEVFVASEKCAVPDVPENMAMEDKSTEGRADTDSPPKVKGLINFTLANDSPGGNSCWSPSASPSTSILKKGVKRQQENDSPSPLNKIRRVSFANPIYQEGLADDIDRRSPVVRCSSSNNSPSSRSLKLLTSNQPKHNTTPTKGFVSPSSRVLGFKSSKKNLISEMTKESMPSPKESVYPALMNCTTPVDVILPQITSLAWARGLGQLIRAKNIKTIGDLSILTPPEIKALPIRSPKVSTVKKALRVYHEQQTKNKGFDEFALLDEIEKPLNVLEEKTASIDEEKLATVLAELPTPAMDTAPSPDLLSQIAALSRQLSSEDLGKYSASQLFDIQEKLGGMSNCIIRHLQSRWRSPPHENSV; encoded by the exons ATGGCTGTTATTTGTTCTGCGGATTCACACTTGTTGCCTTTGCTGGAAACGTTAGAAGACTCCACTACGTCTCATACAGAACAGACAGATGCATACCTCTCTATAGCTAA CCGACTGAGTGGAGAGGATGGAAAGGAGTTTAGTGTACTGGTCGGAGGCCAATTTTCACGTCTTTGTAAAGCATTTAAG GGGCACATCTCTAACCAGAACTCTGATCTTAGCAATGCAGCGCTGCAGGCACTGggattttgtttatttaataacaaAATTGCATCTGGCTTATCAG CATCAGAGACAGAAGAATTACTTTCAGCACTAAACTGTATTGCTGTCAAGGCGGCAGATAAAAATACTTGCACACGAGCACTTTGGGTGATTTCAAAACAGAATTTTCCCTCCGAGGAAGTTGAGAAATTG GTACCCTCGATACTTTCTACATTAGAAAGTGTACTTAATAAAGATGTTCAGTCACTTGTCATTGAATATGAAGCACTGAATGTTGTCATACG ACTATTGGAGCAGGTACCTACACAAATGACACATGAAGCAGTCAGATGGTCTAAGCTCATTATACCATTGGTTGTCCATTCAGCACCAAAAGTTAGATTAAGAGCTGCCACTTCTTTGGAAATAGGATTGCCTTTCTTGCTTCAGAAGCAACAAGAAGTGTCCGCTTTAACTGAACAACTGATGACTTCT AAACTTGTTGCTGAGTTGCAGAAACTGTTTTCAACTAAGAATGAAACCTATGTCTTAAAACTGTGGCCGTTGTTTGTCAAGTTACTTGGAAAG ACACTGCATCGTAGTGGAAGCTTCATCAACTCTTTGCTGCAACTGGAAGAATTAGGTTTTAGAAGTGGTTCTCCGGCAGTGAAGAAAATAGCATTTATTGCGTGGAAAAGCCTCATTGATAATTTTGCTTCAAATCCAG ATATTCTCTGCAGTACCAAAAGGCTCAAGTTGCTTATGCAGCCTTTAAGTTCTATCCATGTTAGAACAGAGGCCCTTGCACTGACCAAGATAGAAGTCTGGTGGTATCTCCTGATGAGGCTTGGCTCTCAGCTCCCTTCACATTTTGAACAG gTTTGCTTGCCTTTACTTCAAAGTGCTTTAAGTGTAGAATTCTCTTCAGCTCCGGCAACTCCTTTACGAACAAATAACCAAAGTATGGCTGCATCTACACCTTTGCAAAAAG GATCACTTCCTTTCGGTAGTCCTGCTACACCAAAAATCAGCTTGAATTCTAGTCTCCTGACCTCAATAGCTTTCCCTTCTGTTCACCTTCTTGGTATTGAAATGCTGCTTCACTTTATGTTGGGTCCAGAAGTTGTCAGCTTTGCAGCACAGCACAGGGTTGTGCTGAGTTTGG AACCCCTTCAGCATCCACTGGTCAGCAATTCCTCATTCTTCTGTAAACATGCTGCTACTCTCCTTAATGCAGTACAAGATGGATTTATCACAATAGGAAAAGATGCTGCTG ATGCTGTGCTGAACGCTGTATGGAAGGACATGATAGtttttacaaaagcagccattgATACAG GTAACAAGAGGGAACGTCAGGGCTCTGAGGTTCTGACCCATTTGTTGCAGGCTCTGAAGAATATAGTCACGTCAGATGCACTTCAAGTAGAAAAGACAGTG AGCCTCCTAGAGCATACCATAAAGGGTCTCCCTCAAAAAGTACTTGGATCTGCAGCATATCAG GGAACACCGGCTTTGTTTCTAATTCAGCTTCATTTTCATACTGGACTCTTAGAGAAAAGTGTAACAGGAGAAAG gtTTTTCATTAACTTTGAAACCCTTGTAAACTATGCTCTTACGGGACCTACATCCCCACTAGCATTCAGTGAAGCTGTGCTTGGTGAGATAAATCGGAATGCAAAATTCATTGAAAACAAAGAGCACCTTTGGAGAATGTGGAGTATTCTAATAAATCCCTTAACTGAAAGGATTAACCAG ACTAACGAAGTTAATCAAGGTGATGCTTTGGAACATAACTTTAGAGCTGTGCACAGTGctttgatgttgcccataacacaCATCTTTCCTGTCACGGTATTTCCACAG CCCACTATGAAGACTTTATTGCGCACCTGGTCAGAACTGTATAAGGTTTTTGCTCGATGTGCAGCTCTGGTCGCCACAGTTGAAGAAAATGTATGGTGTGAAGAGCTGTGTTCCAGGATTTTGGTTGTATTGGGAGATCTCAGCTTG AATTTAGCCATGCTGGAAAGGATTGTTCATGTTATTACTGTAATTGTCGAAAATTTTAACTTCTCGCCCTACACGACAAAGTTTCAGCCAAAAACCAGAA caccacatacaccaactgactgGGCCAAGAAGAAGAGGGAACCTCTTGGAAACCTGAACTGCATGCTGAAACTACTTGTGAAATTAATTGAATCTTTCCACAGCCTGGGCTTGGAAGAATCCCAATTAGAAGCAAATGCTCCCAGTTTAATGTCCACTGGTGGCTCCCTCATTGGAGTTCTTTCAACGTGCATCTGCCATATAACGTTACCTTCAGTGATCAGGACTATTTTTACAATGATCACAAAACCACTTTCACTcctcattaaaaaaacaca gtctGAAAGTAATAAAGTCTATAATGGTCTCAACAGCAAG TTGGAAAAGCTACTTGGAGATGTTATTGTCTGTCTTGGCTCTCGATTCAGTGGTCCTTATGACAATGATCTCCTGGAAACACTCTCGCCAATATTGTGCTTGCTTTTTCTGCATAAAAACAAACAGACTCGGAACCAAGCAGCACAGTTCTGGAATGGATCCTTTGCTAAGGCAACAATGCTGACGTATCCAGAAGAGCTCAA GCCAGTATTAAGCCAGGTGAAATCAAAGACTCCACTTCTTTTACCAGGGTTTACATTTTTATCTGAAGACTTAAGTGGACCTCATTCTGAAAAT ACGGACAACTCCCAGCTAGAAGCAAAGATCAGTGGAATGGAAGTCCGGTCCACTGGAAAACGTGACTCGTTACTAGCGCGCGTTGAAGAAACAAAGGATAAAGGAACTCCGCCTAGACCAACACAAGCTAAA TTGAAACTGGATTTCTCTTCACCCAAACCTAAAGAGAAGCTGTTGGATGAGGAAAGATCTGTTGACTTTGTTTTTATTCCGCCTGAAGCAAAAGAGAGAGTATTGACTGAACACCAAAAAGAAGTGCTAAGAACAAAGAG GGTAGATATACCAACAATGTACAACAATCTGGATGCATCTCAGGATACAACACTCTTTACCCAGTATACTCAGAGCCAAGAAAATTCATC GGAAATGCCCACCCTTGCAGAACAAGAAGAAAAGGAGCCTGAACCAAAG GAAAATGTTCCTGAAGTTTTGCCAAACGAAAATGATTCTTCTAAGGAAACAAAGCAAAAAGATGGCGAACACGATGATGATAACATTTTAGATTGCAAAAGAGCCCAGACAGGAAGCATAGATGCTTCAGCAGTTGGTGAAACCAACACTGATGTTCAAAACACTTCAAATATTAGTAACAGTTCTACCTCTTCAGACATGGTTCTGGGTACCCCACCTCCACCTGTTAGCAGAAGGCAATCATTTATCACCTTAGAGAAGTTTAACAGTTCCATGAGTCGTTCTCTCAGTCCTTTATCAAACACAAAATTCCCTAAGGCAGCTGAAGTTATTTTAGTTCCTGATAGCCAAGAAGCCTTGGTAATTGAAAATGCACAGGCAGctcaagaaaagaaaaatatggaAACGAAGGCTTCCAAAACAGAGGTTTCAAAACCAATCTCTAAAAGAGGTAGAAAGCCAAAGTCTTCACTTGTGCCAGAGAAAACAGAGGATGTGAAAGTTAACTCTTCCAGTGAGTCTCAGAATAAAGCTAGTGATGCTGAGCGACCAGAAAATAAAGACTGGGTACCAGATTCTCAGACTCAGGTATTAGAATCAGAAGTTGCAGAGACTGTCAAAGAAAATAACATAGCCAAGGAGAATGCAGAGTATAAAGAAAACACTCCTCCAGAAACCATTCATCTTGCAAACAGTGAGAAGTCACAAATTCCACAAGCAATATCTAATCAGGTATCCTTGAGGCGATCTTCCCGAAGGCAGTCAGAAATATTGGAAGGTGTAAAGAGTATAGCTAGTGACAAAGGGCAGAAACAGCAACGTGATAAGGTAGACAAGATGCAGGAAAAAGATGGCCTGAATCATGACAAAAAAGACCTTTCAGAAACAGACCTTGGTAAAAAAGTCAGAGCTGCAACTGATAAACAGGGTGATGAACAAGGCGAAAGCCAGGAGATGGGCAGAAGTAGGACAAGGTATCAGACAAGAAGGTCTTCACAAGGGCTTGTTCTTGCAAGTGAGAACTCTGAGTCTGATAATTCGGAAACACGAGAAGAAAGTACTAAAAGAAAAAGATCTTGGAGGGGTAAAATTAAGAGCATTGAAAAGGATGATAATGTAAATAATTCATCACCACTTTTGCAAGAAAACGGTCCTAAAAAACAAAAGTCTCTTGAAAAAAATAACCTAGAGTCTGGTTCCGAAATGGAGACAGAAGTTGATCACTCTACAACAAAAGACATTAGTAGCAAGACTTATACGTTAATTGCAGACAGTACAGTGTCAGATGCAAATGTTTGTGCTGAAGTCAACGGAACAGTTTCAGAACCTGTCAAAGAAACCAACAAGACTTACGACATTACAAAAGGTTCCAGCCAATTACAAAGTTTAATGACAGAACCCACAGCTGGTGATTATTCTACTGCTGTGTCTGAGGTGTTCCAGCAATCTGAGAGTAACCTGCAAGTATCCGACTGCTTTCATAAGCGGAGCAAAAGAGCAAGAAGGTCTAAGAGCTGTGACTGCTGTGGAGATGCGTCAAACAATAAGGAGGCAACCTATACAGTATTGAATTCTTCTGTAAAGCCAGACCTTATACCAAAGAAGGGCCATTCAAGTATTGTTGCTTCTGAGATGTCTGACACTCCATTTGATGAAACCGTATTTTTGGGGCCTTTTGCTGTTAGCACACCACTAGTTGGAACCAAAGACCAGTGCTTTTTCAAGCCATCTGTTACTGAGTTAAAATCTGATACAGAATCTGAACAGGAAAATACAGTGATTCCTTTAAATGAAGAAACTAAAAGTGAAGTGGAGGAAATAACACAGATTTTTGTTGGAACAAAGACCGTAGAAGCTCCAGAAGAGTCAATGGAAATGGTAGAGAATGTAGAGGCTTCAGGAGAGGCTATTAAGGTGCCAAAACAGAACATAGAATCTCCAGAAGAGACTGTGGAGACTTTAGAAAATGAAGAGGCTCCAAAAGAGAGCAAAGAGATTCTAGAAGAGCCCATGGAGTTTCTAGTAGAGAAAATAGAAGCATCCGAAGGGACTATGGTTACCCCAGAAGAGAAGGTAGAAGCTTTAGATAAGACCGAAGTATCTGAAGGGACTATGGTTACACCAGAACAGAATGTAGAAACTTTAGATAAGGCCGAAGCATCTGAAGGCACTATGGTTACCCCAGAAGAGAAGGTAGAAGCTTTAGATAAGACCGAAGCATCTGAAGGGACTATGGTCACACGAGAACAGAATGTAGAAGCTTTAGCTAAGGCCACGGAGACTCCAGTAGATTCTGTAAAACCTGATGTTGCTGAGACAGTAGAAAATGAAATTTCAGAACAAACTATAGCTCAGGGTAAagattctgatgcagaatgtgcTCAGCAAATACGCGATGAGGATAAAGAAAACTATGTTCCTTTGGAAAATGATTGTATTAGACAATTAAATGTCACAGAAGACATTGTGGAGACAAAAGCTGCAACTGCTAGTGCAAACATTGATCCTGAGATGGCAGTGGCCAGTGCTGAAAATAATACAGATGAAGATCCTCTCCTAAAACCAGAGTCCAGTCACTGTTTACAATTCGTAGACTGTAGCAGTACAGATGTCAGAAAAGAGACCGTAGAAGATGAGGTTTTTGTTGCCTCAGAAAAGTGTGCAGTTCCTGATGTACCCGAAAACATGGCTATGGAAGACAAATCGACTGAAGGAAGGGCAGACACAGACTCTCCTCCAAAAGTTAAAGGATTGATCAATTTCACCTTGGCTAATGATAGCCCTGGAGGAAATTCTTGCTGGTCTCCTTCAGCATCACCATCTACTAGCATTTTAAAGAAAGGTGTAAAAAGACAGCAGGAAAACGACTCTCCATCTCCACTTAATAAG ATTCGCAGAGTTTCATTTGCTAATCCAATATATCAGGAAGGGCTGGCAGATGACATAGACAGAAGAAGCCCTGTTGTAAGGTGTAGCTCTTCAAATAATTCCCCCTCATCCCGAAGTCTGAAACTGCTCACAAGCAATCAACCTAAG CATAACACAACCCCTACGAAAGGATTTGTTTCTCCAAGCTCGAGAGTCCTTGGATTTAAAAGCTCAAAGAAAAATTTG ATTTCAGAAATGACCAAGGAGTCCATGCCGTCTCCCAAAGAAAGCGTCTACCCTGCACTTATGAACTGCACAACCCCAGTTGATGTCATCCTTCCTCAGATTACATCTCTTGCGTG GGCCAGAGGACTTGGACAGCTCATACGTGCAAAGAACATAAAGACCATCGGTGATCTAAGCATACTCACGCCCCCCGAGATCAAGGCGCTGCCTATCCGATCTCCTAAAGTCTCTACGGTGAAGAAAGCTCTTAGAGTGTATCATGAGCAGCAG ACAAAAAACAAAGGATTTGATGAATTTGCTCTTCTTGACGAGATTGAAAAACCATTAAATGTTCTGGAAGAAAAAACCGCCTCCATAGATGAAGAGAAACTTGcaacag TCTTGGCTGAGCTGCCTACCCCTGCCATGGACACTGCTCCCTCCCCAGACCTTCTGTCCCAGATCGCTGCACTTTCTCGCCAATTATCTTCTGAGGACCTTGGCAAATACTCTGCCAGCCAGCTCTTTGACATACAGGAGAAGCTTGGCGGCATGTCCAACTGCATCATTCGACACTTGCAGTCACGATGGAGGTCTCCACCTCACGAAAACTCTGTATGA